CGCACGGTAATCTTGCCGCCCTTTTCCGGCACGAAAGAGCGGGCATTCTCGATCAGGTTGGCGATGATCTGGCCGATGCGTAGATCGTGGCCGTTGACGACGAAGCGGGTCTTGACGTTCGGCTTGCGTTCGATCGCATATTCGATTTCCACCTGCTTCTTGGTGCTCCTGACCTGGCGCGAAACCTCGATGAGGTCGCGCAGCAGCACCTCCATGTCGACGGAGCCGGCATCGACACGTGCGAGTTCGGCGTCGAGACGGGAGGCGTCGGAGATATCGCTGATCAGCCGGTCGAGGCGGCGGACATCGTGCTGGATGACGTCCATCAGCCGCTTCTTGGAATCGTCGGATCTGGCAAGCGGCAGCGTTTCGACGGCGCTGCGCAGCGAGGTCAGCGGGTTCTTGAGCTCGTGGCTGACATCGGCCGCGAAACTCTCGATCGCATCGATGCGGTCGTAGAGCGCCGTCGTCATCTCGCGCAATGCGATGGAAAGGTTGCCGATTTCATCCTGGCGGGCAGAGAAGTCGGGAATTTCCTCACGCGTCTTGGCGCCGCGGCGGACGCGGATGGCCGCTGCCGAAAGACGGCGCAGCGGATTAGCAATGGTCGACGACAGCACCAGCGAAAGCAGCACGTTGACGAGTGTCGCCACGCCGAAGACGCGCATGATGGCAAGCCGCTCGGCATGGACGATATTGTCGATGTCGCCCGCCTGCGTCGACAACAACAGCACGCCGAGCACGGCGCGGAAGCGCTGGATCGGTACGGCGACGGAAACGATGAGCTCACCTTTTTCGGTGGTGCGCACGACTGCGCCGCGCACGCCGGTGAGCGCGTTCATCACTTCGGGATAGATCGAGCCGTCGCCGCCCGGCGCTTCCTTATAGAGCGGCAGATTGCCGGGCTGCAGCGCCTTGTTGAACAGGGTGGCGAACCACTCGCTCCAGGTCTGTTTCTCTTCCTCCACCGGCGGCAGGTCGAAGCGCAGCACCTGGCCGCGCGAATAGAGATGGCGCGAATCGAGCAGCAGGTTGGCATCGGCATCGAAGATGCGGGCGCGCGTGCGCGTCGGAGAGATCAGCCGGCGCAGAACCGGCGCGACCTTTTCGGGATCGATCGGGAATTCAAGATCCTCGTCGTTCGGCACCGGGGTGATGCTCTGGCCGGCCTGCAGCTCGAGCAGCTTCTGCGGATCGATGGTAATCGAGTTCGTATCTACCGACGCGGAGGCCGAAACGGCGCCGGCGATGATTTCGCCCTGGGTCAACAGGCTTTCGGCGCGGGCGTCGATCAATCCCTCGCGGAACTGGTTAAGGTAGAGGATGCCGCCGACGAGCACCACCAGCGCGACGAGATTGAAGAACAGGATGCGCCGCGTCAGGCTCGAAAAGACGGCATTGCCGAAGATGCGGCGGATCAGCGTGAAGGGATGCGACCAACGGCGGCCTCGGACGCGACGGGTGCTCACGCCCTCCGCATCGTCCAGATCCCTTTCCTGCACCAACTGTGCCAATGACAGGCCCTTTCGAAGGGCGGGGCCGGATGGACCGGCCCGCAGCCCTCAACATTTCTAACAGCGCCGCGCGTCTTTTCAGATGCGCAAGGGACGCTGTGACATTTTGAACTGCTGCATAATTTGATCCTTAAATCGATGCCGATTTAGGAGATTATGCAGGAGCGCGCTGTGCCGCTCGGGGCTCAGGCTGCTTCGCGGAAGCGGTATCCCACTCCGTAGAGTGTTTCAATCATATCAAAGTCGGTGTCGACCATCTTGAATTTCTTGCGCAGCCGCTTGATGTGGCTGTCGATGGTCCGGTCGTCGACATAGACCTGTTCGTCATAGGCTGCGTCCATCAGCGCGTCGCGGCTTTTGACGACGCCGGGGCGCTGCGCCAGCGAATGCAGGATCAGGAATTCGGTCACCGTCAGCGTCACGGCCTCGCCTTTCCAGGTGCAGGTATGGCGTTCCTGGTCCATGACCAGCTGCCCGCGCTCCAGCGAGCGGGCCTGCTGCACCGCGCCGGTCTTCGGCGCGCCGCTGGGGCCGGTGCCGGCGGCGGCGGCTTCGCGGCTTGAGGCGCGGCGCAGGACGGCGCGCACACGCTCCACCAGCAGACGCTGCGAAAAAGGTTTGGTGATGAAATCATCGGCGCCCATCTTCAGGCCGAAGAGTTCATCGATCTCCTCATCCTTGGAGGTGAGGAAGATGACGGGAATATCCGACTTCTGCCGCAGGCGGCGCAGCAGTTCCATGCCGTCCATGCGCGGCATCTTGATGTCGAAGATCGCCAGCTGCGGCGGTCGCGCCAGCAGGCCGTCGAGCGCCGAAGCACCGTCCGTATACGTCTCGACCTTATATCCTTCGGCCTCCAGTGCGATCGACACCGAGGTGAGGATGTTGCGGTCGTCATCAACGAGCGCGATTGTCGGCATGGTGTTGGTCTCCGTCATCAGTGCGCAATCTCCCGGATTTGCTCTCCCCAGGCGGTCTCAGTGACCGGATGCGCTTATGGAGGATAAAGGTGGAACAAATTGTGGCAAAGATAAAGGGGAGGATTGTCGTAAAATTCGCCGGCAATCTTAGGTGGCGCTTGCGAATCTTTAAACCCGACCTATTCAAACGATTTAAAATTAAGGTGATAAATTTAAATCGATTAATTGTTTGATATCACTGCATTTTCTAAAGTTTTCCATCTTGTTTTTTAAAATTTTCGCCCGTATTTTCGCGGTTAGTTTTAACGGCAACGAGTCTGAGTGAAGGGAACTAGCCATGGAAATGTTCGGAGTTCATAACCCGGCAATAGAGCTGGCAACGGTTGGATTGGGCGGCGCAGCCAGCGTTCGCTACAACTTTTCCGCCGCCGCGCTCTATGAAGAAGCGATCCGCCGGGGCGAAGCCGAACTGACCGCTCAAGGCGCACTTCGGGCTATTACCGGCCAGCACACGGGCCGTTCGCCGCGCGACAAGTTCGTCGTTCGCGATATCAACACCGATGGCGAAATCTGGTGGGACAACAACAAGCCGATCTCGCCGGAGCATTTCGCCGTGCTGCGCGACGATATGCTGGCGCATGCCGCGGGCAAGGAGCTTTTCGTCCAGGATCTCGTCGGCGGCGCCGAGGAGGGCCATGCCTTGCCGACCCGCGTCGTGACCGAATTCGCCTGGCATTCGCTGTTCATCCGCAATCTGCTGATCCGCCCTGACACCGCAGCGCTGTCGAGCTTCGTGCCGAAGCTGACGATCATCGATCTGCCGAGCTTCAAGGCCGATCCGGCCCGCCACGGCTGCCGATCGGAAACGGTGATCGCCTGCGATCTCACCAACGGCCTCGTCCTCATCGGCGGCACCTCCTATGCCGGCGAAATGAAGAAATCGGTCTTCACCGTGCTCAACTACCTGCTGCCGGCCAAGGGCGTGATGCCGATGCACTGCTCGGCCAATGTCGGCCCGGACGGTGACGCGGCGGTCTTCTTCGGCCTTTCCGGCACGGGCAAGACGACGCTTTCGGCCGATCCGGCCCGGACGCTGATCGGCGATGACGAACACGGCTGGAGCGAAAACGGCATCTTCAACTTCGAAGGCGGCTGCTACGCCAAGACCATCCGCCTCTCGGCCGAAGCCGAGCCGGAAATCTATGCGACGACGCAGCGCTTCGGCACCGTGCTGGAAAACGTCGTGCTGAACGAAAGCCGCGAGCCGGATTTCGACGACGGGTCGCTGACCGAGAACACCCGTTGCGCCTATCCGATGGACTTCATCCCGAATGCTTCGGAAACGGGCCGTGCCGGGCATCCGAAGACGATCATCATGCTGACCGCCGATGCCTTTGGCGTCATGCCGCCGATCGCCCGATTGACGCCTGATCAGGCGATGTATCACTTCCTCTCCGGCTACACCGCCAAGGTGGCCGGCACCGAAAAGGGTGTCGTCGAGCCGGAAGCGACCTTCTCCACCTGCTTCGGCGCTCCTTTCATGCCGCGGCATCCGGCCGAATATGGCAATCTGCTCAAGGAGTTGATCGGCCGTCATGGCGTCCAGTGCTGGCTTGTCAATACCGGCTGGACCGGCGGCGCCCACGGCACCGGCAAGCGCATGCCGATCAAGGCGACGCGTGCGCTTCTCGCTGCCGCCCTGAGCGGCGAACTTGGACAGGCGGAATTCCGTGCTGACACGAACTTCGGCTTCGCCGTGCCGGTCTCCGTCGACGGTGTCGATGGCGGCATTCTCGATCCGCGCTCGACCTGGGCCGACAAGGCAGCCTATGACGCGCAGGCCGAAAAGCTGGTCTCGATGTTCATCGCGAACTTCGCCAAGTTCGAAAATCATGTCGACGGCGGCGTCCGCGATGCAGCCCCGGGCGTAAAGGTCGCCGCAGAATAAGCAGATCAAACCTCTGACTCACGTGAAACCCGGCATCGCAAGATCGCCGGGTTTTCCATGTCACAGCGATATTTTCAATTCGCCGCCGATGTGAGATAGAACGCCGCATGGCCAGCGACGCACTCTATATCGATGACAGGATCACCATCGCGGGATGGGAGCTGACGGAACAGTTCGTTCTGGCGGGCGGTCCCGGCGGGCAGAATGTCAACAAGGTCTCGACCGCGGTCCAGCTGTTCTTCAACATCGCGAATTCGCCGTCCCTGAACGATCGTGTCAAAACCAATGCGATCAAGCTCGCCGGCCGGCGTTTGTCGAAGGAGGGCGTGCTGATGATCGAGGCGAGCCGGTTTCGCAGCCAGGACCGCAACCGCGAGGATGCGCGCCACCGGTTGAAGGAACTGATCCTCGAGGCCGCCAAGCCGCCACCGCCGCCGCGCAAGAAGACCAGGCCGACCAAGGGTTCGGTCGAACGCCGCCTGAAGGAAAAATCCGGTCGCTCGGAAGTCAAGAAAATGCGCGGCCGCCCCGGCGGCGGCAGCGGTGAGTGATATGCCGGAGCTCTTTAGCGGCATCCGCCATCTCCCCGGTTACCTCGACCGAGCGCGTCAGGAAGCATTGGTCGAGGTGATCCGCACCGTCGTCGCCGAAGCGCCGCTTTATGTGCCCGCCATGCCCGGTACCGGCAAGCCGATGTCCGTGCGCATGACCAATTGCGGGCCGCTCGGCTGGGTGACGGACAAAGAGCGCGGCTATCGCTACCAGCCGCTGCACCCGGCAACCGGCAGACCCTGGCCCGATATGCCGCAGCAATTGCTCGATATCTGGAATGACGTTTCGAGTTATGACAAGCCGCCGGAAGCCTGCCTCGTCAATTTCTACTCCGACGAAGCGCGCATGGGCTTGCATCAGGACAAGGACGAACAGGATCTCAAAGCCCCGGTCGTTTCGATCTCGCTCGGCAACAGCTGCCTCTTTCGCGTCGGCGGCCTCAGCCGCAATGATCGCACGCTATCTTTCAAGCTTTCGAGCGGTGATCTGGTCGTGCTGGGTGGCGAGGGGAGGCTTTGTTTCCACGGCGTCGACCGTATCCATCCGGCGACGTCGACGCTGCTGAAGAATGGCGGCCGCATTAATCTGACGCTTCGCCGCGTCAATCCCTAAAATATAGGCGCCGCTATAGTTTTCGCAGTGCGACCTGCTCGATCAGGTGATCCTTGCCCTTTTTCAGGATGAGATCGGCGCGCGGACGAGTCGGCAGAATGTTCTGCCGCAGGTTTTTCAGGTTGATGTTTGCCCAAAGATCCTCGGCGATTTCGAGCGCTTCCGCGTCGCTGATCGAGGCATAGCGATGGAAATAGGAATTCGGATCGCGGAAGGCGGTTTCGCGCAGCCGCATGAAGCGCGTGACATACCAGTTGTGGATCTCGTCTTCGGCGGCATCGATATAGATCGAGAAGTCGAAGAAGTCGGAGACCATCGGCACGATCTTGCCGCCGGCCGGCAGGTCGCGCGACTGCAGCACATTGATGCCCTCGAAGATCAGGATGTCCGGCCGGTCGACGATCTTGAATTCGTCCGGCAGCACGTCGTAGACGAGGTGGGAATAGCTGGGGGCCTTCACATCCGGCCGCCCGGCCTTGA
The Rhizobium leguminosarum DNA segment above includes these coding regions:
- a CDS encoding sensor histidine kinase, which codes for MAQLVQERDLDDAEGVSTRRVRGRRWSHPFTLIRRIFGNAVFSSLTRRILFFNLVALVVLVGGILYLNQFREGLIDARAESLLTQGEIIAGAVSASASVDTNSITIDPQKLLELQAGQSITPVPNDEDLEFPIDPEKVAPVLRRLISPTRTRARIFDADANLLLDSRHLYSRGQVLRFDLPPVEEEKQTWSEWFATLFNKALQPGNLPLYKEAPGGDGSIYPEVMNALTGVRGAVVRTTEKGELIVSVAVPIQRFRAVLGVLLLSTQAGDIDNIVHAERLAIMRVFGVATLVNVLLSLVLSSTIANPLRRLSAAAIRVRRGAKTREEIPDFSARQDEIGNLSIALREMTTALYDRIDAIESFAADVSHELKNPLTSLRSAVETLPLARSDDSKKRLMDVIQHDVRRLDRLISDISDASRLDAELARVDAGSVDMEVLLRDLIEVSRQVRSTKKQVEIEYAIERKPNVKTRFVVNGHDLRIGQIIANLIENARSFVPEKGGKITVRLVRTRSRCVTTIEDNGPGIQAENIDRIFERFYTDRPEAEGFGQNSGLGLSISRQIAEAHGGSLRAENIADAESGHILGARFILSLPIGAAA
- a CDS encoding response regulator transcription factor, whose product is MPTIALVDDDRNILTSVSIALEAEGYKVETYTDGASALDGLLARPPQLAIFDIKMPRMDGMELLRRLRQKSDIPVIFLTSKDEEIDELFGLKMGADDFITKPFSQRLLVERVRAVLRRASSREAAAAGTGPSGAPKTGAVQQARSLERGQLVMDQERHTCTWKGEAVTLTVTEFLILHSLAQRPGVVKSRDALMDAAYDEQVYVDDRTIDSHIKRLRKKFKMVDTDFDMIETLYGVGYRFREAA
- a CDS encoding phosphoenolpyruvate carboxykinase; protein product: MEMFGVHNPAIELATVGLGGAASVRYNFSAAALYEEAIRRGEAELTAQGALRAITGQHTGRSPRDKFVVRDINTDGEIWWDNNKPISPEHFAVLRDDMLAHAAGKELFVQDLVGGAEEGHALPTRVVTEFAWHSLFIRNLLIRPDTAALSSFVPKLTIIDLPSFKADPARHGCRSETVIACDLTNGLVLIGGTSYAGEMKKSVFTVLNYLLPAKGVMPMHCSANVGPDGDAAVFFGLSGTGKTTLSADPARTLIGDDEHGWSENGIFNFEGGCYAKTIRLSAEAEPEIYATTQRFGTVLENVVLNESREPDFDDGSLTENTRCAYPMDFIPNASETGRAGHPKTIIMLTADAFGVMPPIARLTPDQAMYHFLSGYTAKVAGTEKGVVEPEATFSTCFGAPFMPRHPAEYGNLLKELIGRHGVQCWLVNTGWTGGAHGTGKRMPIKATRALLAAALSGELGQAEFRADTNFGFAVPVSVDGVDGGILDPRSTWADKAAYDAQAEKLVSMFIANFAKFENHVDGGVRDAAPGVKVAAE
- the arfB gene encoding alternative ribosome rescue aminoacyl-tRNA hydrolase ArfB, which codes for MASDALYIDDRITIAGWELTEQFVLAGGPGGQNVNKVSTAVQLFFNIANSPSLNDRVKTNAIKLAGRRLSKEGVLMIEASRFRSQDRNREDARHRLKELILEAAKPPPPPRKKTRPTKGSVERRLKEKSGRSEVKKMRGRPGGGSGE
- a CDS encoding alpha-ketoglutarate-dependent dioxygenase AlkB family protein: MPELFSGIRHLPGYLDRARQEALVEVIRTVVAEAPLYVPAMPGTGKPMSVRMTNCGPLGWVTDKERGYRYQPLHPATGRPWPDMPQQLLDIWNDVSSYDKPPEACLVNFYSDEARMGLHQDKDEQDLKAPVVSISLGNSCLFRVGGLSRNDRTLSFKLSSGDLVVLGGEGRLCFHGVDRIHPATSTLLKNGGRINLTLRRVNP